The following proteins come from a genomic window of Flavobacterium eburneipallidum:
- a CDS encoding DUF3943 domain-containing protein — MLLLICTPSFAEDTLVLSSSTSVIDSTLVSSNETIIVLDTNKIVDDSFVSIQKKDSLAAYPPQFKDYRRLGYNTGIFAGAAIIGFGVLWAMPESATNWDKEEMRKKGILWKWKQNVKEGPVWDKDDWVLNWVTHPYCGGVYYMTARSSGFNRLESFGYSALMSTFFWEYGIESFAEVPSVQDLIITPVVGSVVGEGFFYAKKSIVRHNHKILKSKILGYTALMLMDPFNTILDRFGYKERVKTQMNFAPVGVNQFSKTPVWGVSFSASF, encoded by the coding sequence TTGTTACTCCTTATTTGTACACCTTCTTTTGCCGAAGATACTTTGGTATTATCATCTAGTACAAGCGTTATAGATAGTACTCTAGTCAGTTCGAACGAAACTATAATTGTATTAGATACTAATAAAATAGTTGACGATTCTTTTGTTTCAATCCAAAAAAAAGACAGTTTAGCAGCCTACCCACCACAATTTAAAGATTATAGAAGATTGGGTTACAATACTGGCATATTTGCTGGTGCTGCTATCATTGGCTTTGGTGTACTTTGGGCTATGCCTGAAAGCGCAACGAATTGGGACAAAGAAGAAATGCGTAAAAAAGGAATTTTATGGAAATGGAAACAAAACGTAAAGGAAGGACCAGTTTGGGATAAAGACGACTGGGTTTTGAATTGGGTAACCCATCCTTATTGCGGAGGAGTTTACTATATGACAGCCCGAAGTAGCGGCTTTAATCGATTAGAATCATTTGGTTATTCGGCTCTAATGTCCACTTTTTTTTGGGAATACGGTATCGAATCTTTTGCAGAGGTTCCTTCTGTGCAAGACCTTATTATTACTCCAGTGGTAGGTTCTGTAGTTGGCGAAGGATTTTTCTATGCCAAAAAATCAATTGTAAGGCACAATCACAAAATATTAAAATCAAAAATTTTAGGATATACTGCTTTGATGTTGATGGATCCTTTTAACACAATTCTGGATAGATTTGGATACAAAGAAAGAGTAAAAACTCAAATGAATTTTGCTCCTGTTGGAGTAAATCAGTTTTCGAAAACACCTGTTTGGGGCGTAAGTTTTTCGGCTAGTTTTTAA
- a CDS encoding sensor histidine kinase: MIIDFYNIENKEITNKNYKKLLEMIEAQSEYNQRLVNFSYIVSHNLNSHAGNIKGLLDMIDSDEKQLENSEALSYLRMVSNDLNETIANLAQIVHVQNNLNVCKEPLDLNLFIEKNKNIINNHDHDNKAIIINNVAKETVINFNPAYLESILLNFSTNAIKYAHPDRFPIIEFNFFIENGKKVLTIKDNGLGIDLEKYGDLLFGMYKTFHKHEKANGIGLYITKNQVEAMNGKITVESKVGVGSTFKIIFSD, translated from the coding sequence ATGATAATAGATTTTTATAATATTGAAAATAAGGAAATTACAAATAAAAATTACAAGAAATTGTTAGAAATGATAGAAGCCCAAAGTGAATACAATCAAAGATTGGTTAATTTTTCTTATATCGTTTCTCATAATTTGAATTCACATGCTGGCAATATCAAAGGACTTTTGGATATGATTGATTCAGATGAAAAACAATTAGAAAATTCAGAAGCTTTAAGTTATTTGCGAATGGTTTCAAACGATTTGAATGAAACAATTGCTAATTTAGCTCAAATAGTTCATGTCCAAAACAACTTGAATGTTTGCAAAGAACCCTTGGATTTGAATCTATTTATCGAAAAAAACAAAAATATAATCAATAATCATGACCATGATAACAAAGCTATTATCATCAACAATGTAGCCAAGGAAACTGTTATTAATTTTAACCCTGCTTATCTCGAAAGTATTCTTTTGAATTTCAGTACAAATGCCATAAAATATGCTCATCCCGATAGATTTCCTATAATTGAGTTTAATTTTTTTATAGAAAACGGTAAGAAAGTATTAACCATTAAAGACAATGGTTTGGGGATTGACCTAGAAAAATATGGTGATTTATTATTTGGAATGTATAAAACCTTTCACAAACACGAAAAAGCAAATGGAATAGGCTTGTATATTACCAAAAATCAAGTCGAAGCTATGAATGGAAAAATAACGGTTGAAAGTAAAGTAGGAGTAGGAAGTACATTTAAAATTATTTTTTCAGACTAA
- a CDS encoding 1,4-dihydroxy-2-naphthoyl-CoA synthase — protein MVYFYTAKFKTNRMDWITVKEYEDITYKKCNGVARIAFNRPDVRNAFRPKTTSELYNAFYDAQEDTSIGVVLLSAEGPSSKDGIYSFCSGGDQNARGHQGYVGDDGQHRLNILEVQRLIRFMPKVVIAVVPGWAVGGGHSLHVVCDMTLASKEHAIFKQTDADVTSFDGGYGSAYLAKMVGQKKAREIFFLGRNYSAQDAFEMGMVNAVIPHAELEDTAYEWAQEILQKSPTSIKMLKFAMNLTDDGMVGQQVFAGEATRLAYMTEEAKEGRNAFLEKRKPNFEKKWLP, from the coding sequence ATCGTCTATTTTTACACAGCTAAATTTAAAACGAATAGAATGGATTGGATTACCGTAAAGGAGTACGAAGATATAACTTATAAAAAATGTAATGGTGTCGCTAGAATAGCGTTCAATCGCCCTGATGTGAGAAATGCTTTCCGCCCAAAAACAACTTCGGAATTGTATAATGCTTTTTACGATGCCCAAGAAGATACTTCAATAGGAGTGGTTTTGCTTTCAGCAGAAGGTCCTTCGAGCAAAGATGGGATTTACTCTTTTTGTAGTGGTGGCGATCAAAACGCTCGTGGTCATCAAGGTTATGTGGGTGATGATGGTCAACATCGTTTGAATATTCTCGAAGTGCAACGATTGATTCGTTTTATGCCAAAAGTAGTTATTGCTGTAGTTCCTGGTTGGGCTGTTGGCGGTGGACACAGTTTACACGTCGTTTGCGATATGACGTTGGCCAGTAAAGAACACGCCATTTTTAAACAAACTGATGCCGATGTAACTAGTTTTGACGGTGGTTATGGATCGGCTTATTTAGCAAAAATGGTCGGACAGAAAAAAGCTCGTGAGATTTTCTTTCTTGGAAGAAATTATTCTGCTCAAGATGCTTTCGAAATGGGAATGGTCAATGCCGTTATTCCGCACGCAGAGTTAGAAGACACCGCTTACGAATGGGCACAGGAAATTTTGCAAAAATCACCAACATCCATCAAAATGCTAAAATTCGCCATGAATTTAACAGATGACGGAATGGTAGGTCAACAGGTTTTTGCTGGTGAAGCCACAAGATTAGCCTATATGACTGAAGAAGCCAAAGAAGGAAGAAACGCTTTCCTTGAAAAGAGAAAACCGAATTTCGAAAAAAAATGGTTACCGTAA
- a CDS encoding o-succinylbenzoate synthase, translating to MKATYHKYILNFKRPSGTSRGIMTEKETWFIILEKDSKRGIGECGILRGLSADDRPDYEAKLQWVCDNINLGENQLWEALIEFPSIQFGVEMAFQSLGSENPFLLFPSDFTNGKKSIEINGLVWMGEEAFMKQQIEEKLADGFKCVKLKIGAIDFDQELQLLRYIRQYFTPEQVEIRVDANGAFDTYLALYKLNQLSEFELHSIEQPIQKNNTDSMAELCKTTPIPIALDEELIGVFSLEEKEALLQKIKPQYIILKPSFIGGFRGTKEWILLAEKYNIGWWITSALESNIGLNAIAQWTFLQNNLMPQGLGTGALYINNFNCPLTVSQGQLWYKRELDWDFNFDL from the coding sequence TTGAAAGCAACCTACCACAAATACATTCTCAATTTCAAACGACCTTCAGGAACTTCCCGAGGCATTATGACCGAAAAAGAAACCTGGTTTATTATTCTGGAAAAGGATAGTAAAAGAGGAATAGGTGAGTGTGGTATTTTGAGAGGTTTGAGTGCAGATGATCGACCAGATTATGAAGCCAAATTACAATGGGTTTGTGATAATATTAATTTAGGAGAAAACCAACTTTGGGAAGCCTTAATCGAGTTTCCTTCGATACAGTTTGGGGTTGAAATGGCATTTCAATCTTTAGGCAGTGAAAACCCTTTTTTACTCTTTCCTTCGGACTTTACTAATGGCAAAAAAAGTATCGAGATTAATGGCTTGGTTTGGATGGGAGAAGAGGCTTTTATGAAGCAACAAATCGAGGAAAAACTAGCCGATGGTTTTAAGTGTGTAAAACTCAAAATTGGTGCTATAGATTTCGATCAAGAACTACAATTATTGCGTTATATTCGTCAATATTTTACTCCAGAACAAGTGGAAATTCGGGTGGATGCTAATGGTGCTTTTGATACATATTTAGCTTTATATAAATTAAATCAATTGTCTGAATTTGAATTACATAGTATTGAGCAGCCAATTCAAAAAAATAACACTGACAGTATGGCAGAGCTGTGTAAAACCACTCCAATTCCCATTGCTCTTGATGAAGAGCTAATTGGAGTGTTTTCACTGGAAGAAAAAGAAGCTTTACTGCAAAAAATCAAGCCTCAATACATTATTTTGAAGCCTAGTTTTATAGGTGGCTTTCGAGGTACAAAAGAGTGGATTTTGCTTGCCGAAAAATACAACATCGGTTGGTGGATTACCTCGGCTTTAGAATCGAATATTGGATTAAATGCCATCGCACAATGGACGTTTTTACAAAACAATTTAATGCCTCAAGGACTAGGAACAGGAGCATTATATATCAATAATTTTAATTGTCCTTTGACTGTTTCTCAAGGGCAATTGTGGTATAAAAGAGAACTGGATTGGGACTTTAATTTTGATCTATAA
- a CDS encoding tetratricopeptide repeat protein yields the protein MNFNKLFLVLFISILSNVVFAQKDGYWDKERAFKKEVVVSARERIVIKTDDLPVGTTEVVFRITLLDENQQMASSLVSVLKAIPDPSGISQGSAGAVLLLSKISGDDKCKYAIFSNADLAAQYKKNGTTEKACLEQEEAVSKDAKRLSIDKSLCLSSSSTTMWFGFESKNWIMNQKIVLEVVPWVNSRLSSGWTLENRKFIINQCKTSDLAKKIINSDDFCVCILNKMQKEYKFQEFEKLLAVEKSKAYKDFGNVCYNEIGTSSETNLDLRNQARDLAKQGKYGEAINKLSVVVVNGKANATDFNNLGYAYLMTKQYAKAIKSLKSGEKQDDSELLIQMNLAHAYLMDNDFKSAKTIYKKYQSQNVTDSISWTQKVKQDFEIFKKAGLPSGDFDRVLRLLED from the coding sequence ATGAATTTCAATAAATTATTTTTGGTGCTATTCATTAGCATTTTATCCAATGTTGTTTTTGCTCAAAAAGACGGTTATTGGGACAAAGAAAGAGCTTTCAAAAAAGAAGTTGTGGTTTCGGCAAGAGAGAGAATTGTCATTAAAACCGATGATTTGCCAGTAGGAACTACGGAAGTTGTTTTTAGAATAACACTTTTGGATGAAAACCAACAAATGGCGAGTAGTTTGGTTTCGGTCTTGAAAGCCATTCCAGATCCGTCTGGAATTAGTCAAGGTTCGGCTGGGGCAGTTTTGTTATTATCCAAAATTTCGGGAGATGACAAATGCAAATACGCTATTTTTTCGAATGCAGATTTGGCAGCTCAATACAAAAAAAACGGCACTACCGAAAAGGCTTGTTTAGAACAAGAAGAAGCCGTTAGTAAAGATGCCAAAAGACTTTCGATAGATAAATCTTTGTGTTTGTCATCGAGTTCTACTACGATGTGGTTTGGTTTCGAAAGCAAAAATTGGATTATGAACCAAAAAATTGTTCTAGAAGTTGTGCCTTGGGTAAACAGTCGTTTGAGTAGCGGTTGGACATTAGAAAACCGAAAATTCATTATCAACCAATGTAAAACTTCTGATTTGGCGAAGAAAATTATCAATTCCGATGATTTTTGTGTTTGTATCTTGAATAAAATGCAAAAGGAGTACAAGTTTCAGGAATTTGAAAAACTATTGGCAGTCGAAAAATCAAAGGCTTACAAAGATTTTGGGAATGTTTGTTACAATGAAATTGGGACTTCGAGCGAGACTAATTTGGATTTGCGCAACCAAGCTAGAGATTTGGCAAAACAAGGCAAATATGGCGAAGCAATCAATAAATTAAGTGTTGTTGTGGTCAATGGAAAAGCGAATGCTACTGATTTCAACAATTTGGGTTACGCTTATTTAATGACTAAACAATATGCAAAAGCTATTAAATCACTTAAATCAGGCGAAAAACAGGACGATTCAGAGTTGTTGATACAAATGAATTTAGCGCACGCTTATTTAATGGATAATGATTTTAAATCGGCCAAAACGATTTATAAAAAATACCAATCCCAAAATGTAACCGATAGCATTAGTTGGACTCAAAAAGTAAAACAGGATTTCGAAATTTTCAAGAAAGCAGGATTACCGAGTGGCGATTTTGACAGAGTATTGAGGTTGTTGGAGGATTAG
- a CDS encoding DUF3817 domain-containing protein — translation MVKIFKITAILEGISYLVLFVNMLLIKPNNLPLYKSLLYPIGMSHGVLFIGYVVLALLITKSQKWDFKTLSIVLIASLLPFATFYVEKKYVKIPQSV, via the coding sequence ATGGTCAAAATTTTTAAAATTACCGCAATTCTTGAAGGAATATCCTATTTGGTTTTATTTGTTAATATGCTCTTGATCAAACCCAACAATTTACCACTTTACAAATCTTTACTCTATCCAATAGGAATGTCACACGGCGTTTTATTCATAGGATATGTAGTCTTGGCATTGCTGATTACAAAGTCTCAAAAGTGGGATTTTAAAACACTATCCATCGTATTAATAGCTTCTTTACTACCTTTTGCTACTTTTTATGTTGAAAAGAAATATGTAAAAATCCCTCAAAGCGTATAA
- a CDS encoding response regulator transcription factor codes for MKSSNKHSFLIADDHIVVRQGVSLLIKELFQNPIIYQAGSFKDTFKILNETPIDLLVLDINFPDGNSLNIIADVKNIQPKIKILIFSGYDEDIYAMRYLNAGASGYLNKGSSEEEMKQALQSMFVSGKYITQKIKDRILDSYISKTPINPLEQLSNREVEVARLLIKGYGNLEISELLQVKKTTVSTFKNRIFEKLEIDNLASLIEIFHLYFED; via the coding sequence ATGAAATCATCAAATAAACATAGTTTTTTAATTGCCGACGACCATATTGTAGTAAGGCAAGGGGTTTCTTTATTAATTAAAGAACTTTTTCAAAATCCTATTATTTATCAAGCAGGAAGTTTTAAAGATACTTTCAAAATACTGAACGAAACCCCAATTGATTTATTGGTTTTAGACATCAATTTTCCGGATGGCAATAGTTTAAACATTATTGCTGATGTAAAAAATATTCAACCCAAAATCAAAATTTTAATATTTTCAGGCTATGATGAAGATATTTATGCCATGCGTTATTTGAATGCCGGAGCTTCAGGTTACTTGAACAAAGGAAGTTCAGAAGAGGAAATGAAACAAGCACTGCAAAGCATGTTTGTATCTGGAAAATATATTACCCAAAAAATAAAAGATCGAATTCTAGATTCTTATATTTCCAAAACCCCTATTAATCCTTTGGAGCAATTATCAAACCGAGAAGTTGAAGTGGCCAGATTGCTAATCAAGGGATATGGAAACCTAGAAATATCCGAGCTTTTACAAGTAAAAAAAACTACCGTAAGTACCTTTAAAAATAGAATTTTCGAAAAATTAGAAATTGACAATCTCGCTTCATTGATAGAAATTTTTCATTTGTATTTCGAAGATTGA
- a CDS encoding sensor histidine kinase — protein MIKKHFTGNTFDFKRIKNRKIIHFSLLACIILLQVIAGVIWYNDSQISKAFDQMATSNEIEKYSNRANNSLIQSQQYFNDYFNHRDENSLKKYTTSLSEISGLMDSLRLVSNENESFKRILGDKKQTEADILALKTAIDSIIDKQIGTGHDDVSEIFKFNKFGYKKILDSVKTETYIKVDSVTRYGLISRLGDAFTGKYRIQKERLNTIVTMQYKDKVSSGSIEQQIKNVFLMSNRYYENEFNNLNKKFLDLRDKDLKLRKINSELLSKGQSVLSSYGKLDNVLQLNNKTYLKEEYKTNKTIKDSAIIILILLMFVISIILFSFTRMAFEYEKKLVVAQNQIRQSLAFKNRIVGMISHEIRSPLNIISIYSQKLVATVKDSDIKETFKSILFTTNSLILLSNQILEYSKDENHKPKLKNKNINLKKEIESIIYSLTPLLEVKGNKMELVSNLEPDCEVYSDATKIHQLFYNIIGNANKFTENGLIAIQVVIETLSEFEMNLKVTIKDNGLGIAQNDLKNLFEAYYQGTVSGKVNNLGVGLGLNLCKEIVELFDGEIEVKSQENKGTQVIFNLIVSQV, from the coding sequence TTGATTAAAAAACATTTTACAGGGAATACTTTTGATTTTAAAAGGATTAAAAACAGAAAAATAATTCATTTTTCTTTGTTGGCATGTATTATTCTTTTACAAGTTATAGCTGGAGTAATTTGGTACAATGATTCTCAAATTTCTAAAGCATTTGATCAGATGGCAACATCTAATGAAATTGAAAAGTATTCGAATCGGGCTAATAATTCTTTGATTCAATCGCAACAGTATTTTAATGATTATTTCAATCATAGAGATGAAAATTCTTTGAAAAAGTACACGACAAGCTTGAGCGAAATTAGTGGTTTGATGGATAGTTTGCGTTTGGTTTCTAACGAAAATGAGAGTTTTAAAAGAATATTGGGTGATAAAAAACAAACTGAAGCCGATATTTTAGCTCTAAAAACAGCTATCGATTCTATTATCGACAAGCAAATAGGAACGGGACATGATGATGTTTCTGAAATTTTTAAATTCAACAAGTTTGGATACAAGAAAATTTTAGACAGCGTCAAAACCGAGACTTATATAAAAGTAGATAGTGTAACTCGATATGGATTGATTTCGAGATTAGGAGATGCGTTTACAGGAAAGTATCGCATTCAAAAAGAGCGCTTGAACACCATTGTGACCATGCAATACAAAGACAAAGTTTCGTCTGGATCTATCGAACAACAAATCAAAAATGTTTTCTTGATGAGTAATAGATATTACGAAAATGAGTTCAATAATTTGAATAAAAAATTTCTTGATTTAAGAGATAAAGACTTGAAATTAAGGAAAATTAATAGTGAATTGTTAAGCAAAGGTCAAAGTGTATTGTCTAGTTATGGTAAATTAGATAATGTACTTCAATTAAATAATAAAACGTATTTAAAAGAAGAATATAAAACGAATAAAACCATCAAAGATAGCGCGATAATTATACTGATATTACTGATGTTTGTTATCTCCATCATACTTTTTAGTTTTACCCGAATGGCTTTTGAATACGAGAAAAAACTTGTAGTTGCTCAAAATCAAATTCGTCAAAGTCTTGCTTTTAAAAATAGAATTGTGGGCATGATAAGTCATGAAATTCGTTCACCCTTGAATATAATTTCCATTTACAGCCAAAAATTAGTGGCTACTGTTAAAGATTCAGACATAAAAGAAACGTTCAAATCGATTCTGTTTACAACCAATTCGCTAATTCTTTTGTCTAATCAAATTTTAGAGTATTCGAAAGATGAAAACCACAAACCGAAATTGAAAAACAAAAATATCAATTTAAAGAAAGAAATCGAATCAATTATTTATTCACTTACACCTTTATTAGAGGTTAAAGGAAATAAAATGGAACTGGTTTCTAATTTAGAACCCGATTGTGAAGTATATTCAGATGCTACAAAAATTCACCAACTTTTCTATAATATAATTGGTAATGCCAATAAGTTTACAGAAAATGGATTAATAGCAATTCAAGTTGTTATAGAAACGCTATCCGAATTCGAAATGAATTTGAAAGTAACCATCAAAGACAACGGATTAGGGATTGCTCAAAATGATTTGAAAAATTTATTTGAAGCTTACTATCAAGGAACAGTTTCGGGTAAAGTAAATAATTTGGGAGTTGGTTTAGGATTAAATCTTTGCAAAGAAATTGTAGAATTATTTGATGGCGAAATCGAAGTAAAAAGTCAAGAGAACAAGGGGACGCAGGTGATTTTTAATTTGATAGTAAGCCAAGTCTAA
- a CDS encoding CvfB family protein — protein sequence MIEIGKYNTLTILRDTKVGLFLGNPEKDPEGIHDILLPNKYVPNEWEIGEEIIVFVYLDHEERPVATTLEPYILLNEFALLRVNYVNQVGAFMDWGMEKDILVPFKEQARPMEKGKRYLVYLYIDEKTKRLVASSKTNQFLKNDHLTVEKGEEVDLIVSHITELGINVIINEQHKGLLYKDEVYDDAIRTGDRMRGYIKNIRPDNKIDVALQIQGYQNIEPNAEKILDELRASRGFLRLTDNSHPEDIKTVLKMSKKTFKKAIGALYREKRIEIKEDGIYLVKE from the coding sequence ATGATTGAAATAGGAAAATACAACACACTTACCATATTACGTGATACCAAAGTGGGATTATTTTTAGGAAATCCCGAAAAAGATCCTGAAGGAATTCACGACATACTTTTACCCAATAAATACGTCCCTAACGAATGGGAAATAGGCGAAGAAATTATTGTCTTTGTATATTTAGACCACGAAGAACGACCAGTTGCTACCACATTGGAGCCTTATATTTTGTTGAATGAATTTGCACTTTTACGTGTCAATTATGTCAACCAAGTGGGGGCTTTTATGGATTGGGGAATGGAAAAAGATATTCTAGTGCCGTTCAAAGAGCAAGCTCGACCGATGGAAAAAGGAAAACGCTATTTGGTTTACCTTTACATAGACGAAAAAACAAAACGTTTAGTAGCATCCAGCAAAACCAATCAGTTTTTGAAAAATGATCATCTAACGGTTGAAAAAGGAGAAGAAGTAGATTTAATCGTTTCGCATATTACCGAATTGGGTATCAATGTTATCATCAATGAGCAACACAAAGGTTTGTTGTATAAAGATGAGGTTTATGACGACGCTATTCGAACAGGAGATAGAATGCGTGGTTACATCAAAAACATTCGCCCTGATAATAAAATAGATGTGGCTTTGCAAATTCAAGGCTATCAAAATATTGAGCCCAATGCAGAGAAAATACTGGATGAACTTCGTGCCAGTCGTGGTTTTTTACGATTAACCGATAATTCGCATCCTGAAGACATTAAAACAGTCTTAAAAATGAGTAAGAAAACCTTCAAGAAAGCCATTGGAGCTTTGTACAGAGAAAAACGTATAGAAATTAAAGAAGACGGAATTTATTTGGTCAAAGAATAA
- the menA gene encoding 1,4-dihydroxy-2-naphthoate octaprenyltransferase, protein MKHWIEAARLRTLPLSVSGIIVGSMYALRPTDAIDTPTDVFSWKIFGLAMLTTLGLQILSNFANDYGDGVKGTDNADRVGPQRAIQSGVITPQAMKRAIVITSILTLLSAIALIYFAFGQTNIVYSLFYLVLGILAIASAIRYTVGNSAYGYRGYGDVFVFVFFGLVSTLGVNFLYSKQLDFNLFLPATAIGLLSVGVLNLNNMRDEASDRKSNKNTIVVQIGGVKAKKYHYFLIVSAMVLVLLFAILSEYRLDQYLFVLAYIPLIKHLSTVRKNQEPRLLDPELKKLALSTFALSILLALCMVSLIQDIVVNVFLGGR, encoded by the coding sequence ATGAAACATTGGATTGAAGCCGCACGATTAAGAACCTTACCCTTATCGGTTTCGGGCATAATTGTGGGCAGTATGTATGCGCTCCGACCTACAGATGCTATTGATACGCCAACAGATGTTTTCAGTTGGAAAATATTTGGTTTGGCAATGTTGACCACTTTGGGATTACAAATTTTATCCAATTTTGCCAATGATTATGGCGATGGCGTAAAAGGAACAGATAATGCCGATAGAGTTGGTCCACAACGTGCCATTCAGAGTGGAGTGATTACGCCACAAGCTATGAAACGCGCCATTGTAATTACGTCAATACTAACTTTATTGTCGGCAATTGCGCTGATTTATTTTGCCTTTGGACAAACTAATATTGTGTATTCCTTATTCTATTTGGTTTTAGGAATTTTAGCTATAGCTTCGGCGATTCGTTATACTGTAGGTAATTCAGCTTACGGTTACCGTGGTTATGGCGATGTATTTGTTTTTGTATTCTTTGGTTTGGTCAGCACTTTGGGAGTGAATTTTTTGTATTCCAAACAGTTGGATTTTAACCTTTTCTTGCCCGCCACCGCCATCGGATTATTGAGTGTAGGGGTTTTGAATCTAAACAATATGCGAGACGAAGCATCCGACAGAAAATCGAATAAAAACACCATTGTAGTTCAAATTGGTGGAGTCAAAGCCAAAAAATATCATTATTTCCTTATTGTTTCGGCAATGGTTTTGGTGTTGCTTTTTGCCATTTTAAGCGAATATCGTTTAGATCAATATCTATTTGTATTGGCTTATATTCCTTTAATCAAACATTTAAGTACTGTTCGTAAAAATCAAGAGCCAAGACTATTAGATCCTGAATTAAAAAAATTAGCATTAAGTACTTTTGCACTTTCCATACTTTTGGCATTGTGTATGGTTTCGTTAATTCAGGATATTGTCGTGAATGTCTTTTTGGGAGGAAGGTAA
- a CDS encoding metal-dependent hydrolase codes for MKITFYGHASLGIEVGGKNIIVDPYISANPNASHINIDDLKADYILLTHAHGDHILDVESIAKRTGATIVSNAEIATYYGTKGFNSHPMNHGGSWNFDFGKVKYVNAIHSSSFPDGINGGNPGGFVIEGEHKNIYIAGDTALTMDMKLIPMRTKLDLAILPIGDNFTMDVEDAILASDFVECDKILGYHYDTFGYIEINHEESIRQFFNKGKDLMLLNIGESIEL; via the coding sequence ATGAAAATTACATTTTACGGACACGCCTCTTTAGGCATCGAAGTGGGAGGGAAAAATATTATTGTAGATCCTTATATTTCTGCTAATCCCAATGCTTCTCATATCAATATTGACGACCTAAAAGCGGATTATATTTTGTTGACTCATGCTCACGGCGATCATATTTTGGATGTAGAAAGTATTGCCAAACGCACAGGAGCTACCATTGTTTCGAATGCAGAAATCGCTACTTATTATGGAACGAAAGGGTTTAATTCGCACCCAATGAATCACGGTGGAAGCTGGAATTTCGATTTTGGAAAAGTAAAATATGTAAACGCTATTCACTCTAGTTCTTTTCCTGACGGTATCAATGGCGGTAATCCAGGAGGTTTTGTTATCGAAGGCGAACACAAAAATATTTATATCGCTGGCGACACGGCTTTGACTATGGATATGAAATTAATTCCGATGCGAACCAAACTCGATTTAGCAATTTTGCCAATTGGTGACAACTTCACCATGGATGTGGAAGACGCTATTCTTGCTTCAGATTTTGTAGAATGCGATAAAATATTAGGATATCATTATGATACTTTTGGTTACATCGAAATCAATCACGAAGAATCCATTCGTCAATTTTTCAATAAAGGAAAAGATTTAATGCTGCTCAATATTGGCGAAAGCATTGAATTGTAA